The window ACAAGTCGGGCTCTCATCAAAGTTGCTGACAGGGAAATCAGCAGAAGCGATCCCGACCGAGAACTCGAGCTCGTCATCGTCTTTGACCACCTCAACTATGCTGAGCCACAGGAAGAGGACCTTGACTTTGATCCCACTGAGGCTCTTAAGCTTATCCGTGGAGATCACGCCAGTGATCTTCGACTTGTACTTGAGTTCATAAGAGTCGATGGAGTAAGTGCAGCTCCCGTTCAGGTACACCGAGAACTCGCCCGTGGATTTGTTCAGCTCGTAGCTCAGGACGCCCTTGGGGAGGAGACCCACCGGGAAGTCATACTCCTCGAGAACTTCATAGGCAGTGAGGTTATTGCCATTGCTGCGGGAGGCCAACGAGGTTGACGAggtgaggaagaagatgaggattGTGCAGAGGAATTGTGTATCCAGAGACATTGTTGCGGTGCTTTCTTGCTGGTCTGAGACCAAACACGTTGTACATCTTCGGGTCTGTATATAAAGAAATTACACGAAGGGTTGACTGTTTGGTCTGGACTTGTGAAAACGGTGAGGATGAGATATATATAGCGAGGAGAAGGTAGGTTGACAAATTGATGGGAAGATGTCATTATTGGAGAgcaaattctaaaaatttggCCCCACAACAGGTGGAATTGCTGTATGATTTCATATGTGATGGATAAGTCTTAACTGATTATTTAGCTTATCAAAGAACTGAATCAGTCGATTGACCGATGTGAGCATTCACTTGAGCGGAAAAAGACTGTTCTGATGATTACAGAATCGGGGCTATGGCATAGACACTCCATTAGGTTTTGTGAGGGCCACATACAGAGAAACCCATCGAAGGTCAAAATGGAAGCTAGATAGCCTGCCAGAAAGGATGCAGTCCAGACACAGCGCTGGGGGGGATAGAAACCCATCAAAGGAGGATCACAGGCAGAAGAAGATTCGATGAAGAGCAAACAAATATCGTCGGACCCAACAGACACCACTTCTTTTGTTGAGGTAAAGAAAGCAAAGACATTCGTGTCCCGCAAAATGAGCACATAAATATTGCCATCAAGGATAACTATGTTCGTACCTTTACAGTAAACCGAAGATAACTGCTTTGATTTGCCGTGCAACAAGCAATTTGATCTTCAAGGCTCCTCCTGTCTAACCTGCTCGAATTTTTTTCGTTCTGCATTCTTCTGTAAATCCATACCTACTTCTATCATCACttattaaaaattgttttcactTATTAAAAATTGCATAAACATAGGAAAGAAGCAACTTTTTTCTTGTCATGCACTGTCACATGATTCCATTGACATCTCATCTTCAACTGCTCCCATCTTAGTATTCAAAGTTGGAACCAGAAAAGAATTAAGCACAAGCTAATCATAAAGGCTCCCCAGATGAACAGAACATTAGAAATAGTTGACAACAAAAACACTGCCAAAGACGGTTCTGCTCTTGACAATCATGAAGCAAACCAGATCATAGGATACAATCAAGATTGAGAAGGTCAACTAACAACAAGAGAAAATCCAACAACCACAAGGCCGAGCTTACACACACATGCCACGTCGAAACAGGATAGCTGTACATAATCACGAAGAGAATCAGTGACACTGCACGATTTTGTAGGCCTGTCAATTCTACGAAATAATTTATCAACCAAAACATTGAATCAGAAGTCTTAATTGGGACGCATGGACAACAAAACTTATCAATAATATGGGGTTAAAAGAATGATACAACTGATGCAAGGTATAAAAAGTAATACATACAAAATGAACTTATGCAAGTGTTGATGGAATGCAAAGAGAACATCAATCAGATCTTCCTGCCTATGAGATAACAGCAAAACTGCAACTGCAAAAGAATTATACAAGCAACCAACAGAAGTAAAAAAGAACCATCACACCTACAGCTCTCAGTATGAATTAATTCGCCTCCCTGAGCCTCTTTATCAGGGTGTCCAGAGATTTCTTTTTGGGATTCTGCCTCGATCCCCTCGTCCCAAAGGTTGAAAATAACCTATCTGAGGTATCCCTCAACTTCTCCGAGATTGTTACTACTTTCCTGTAGTCAAGGGTGTTGTAGCTCCTCTCCCTGATTACAGGATTTAAGAAATTCTCCGGGTGATTGCTCAAGAGCAAGTTGACCATCTGCCTTGCCTCAGCAAGTGCTGTTTTCATTTGACTAGCTTCCTCG of the Punica granatum isolate Tunisia-2019 chromosome 6, ASM765513v2, whole genome shotgun sequence genome contains:
- the LOC116210872 gene encoding uncharacterized protein At5g01610-like — its product is MSLDTQFLCTILIFFLTSSTSLASRSNGNNLTAYEVLEEYDFPVGLLPKGVLSYELNKSTGEFSVYLNGSCTYSIDSYELKYKSKITGVISTDKLKSLSGIKVKVLFLWLSIVEVVKDDDELEFSVGIASADFPVSNFDESPTCGCGFDCETLRRKKNKIKTSMPKMLSAY